The following are encoded in a window of Mycobacterium vicinigordonae genomic DNA:
- a CDS encoding energy-coupling factor transporter transmembrane protein EcfT, translating to MTVASRSDRRQTRKAGRPVVLLVPVPGGSPIHDLWAGTKLLVVFAISALLAFYPGWVTIAFMSALVVAAIWIARIPRGALPSIPRWLWIVLALGGITAALAGGSPLISVDGIEVGLGGLLNFLRITTLTVLLLALGGLVSFTTNVAEIGPAVATLGRPLRLLRLPVDEWAVALALALRAFPMLIDEFQVLNAARRLRPKRIPKSRKERRQQRRLEVIDLLAAAISVTLRRADEMGDAITARGGTGQLSANPRHPKLADWMTIAITVVAGSAGMALQTLLNS from the coding sequence ATGACCGTCGCGTCAAGGTCGGATCGGCGGCAGACACGGAAAGCGGGACGGCCGGTCGTCCTGCTGGTTCCGGTGCCAGGTGGATCGCCGATTCATGACTTGTGGGCCGGCACCAAGCTCCTCGTGGTCTTTGCCATTTCCGCGCTGCTGGCGTTCTACCCCGGCTGGGTGACGATCGCTTTCATGTCGGCATTGGTGGTGGCGGCGATCTGGATCGCCCGCATTCCGCGGGGTGCCCTGCCGTCGATACCCCGCTGGTTGTGGATTGTGTTGGCGCTTGGCGGAATTACCGCTGCTCTGGCCGGCGGCAGTCCGCTGATATCCGTGGACGGCATCGAGGTGGGACTCGGCGGCTTGTTGAACTTCCTGCGGATCACCACCCTGACCGTGTTGCTGCTGGCCTTGGGTGGTCTGGTGTCATTCACCACCAACGTCGCCGAAATAGGCCCCGCCGTAGCCACTTTGGGCCGGCCGTTGCGGCTGCTGCGGTTGCCGGTTGACGAATGGGCCGTGGCGCTGGCACTCGCACTGCGCGCGTTCCCGATGCTTATCGACGAATTCCAGGTGCTCAACGCGGCGCGGCGGCTGCGCCCCAAGCGGATACCCAAGAGCCGCAAGGAGCGTCGTCAACAACGCCGGCTCGAGGTGATCGATTTACTAGCCGCTGCCATCAGCGTGACGTTGCGACGTGCCGACGAGATGGGTGACGCGATCACCGCCCGTGGCGGTACCGGACAGCTCTCGGCCAATCCGCGCCATCCCAAACTCGCCGACTGGATGACAATCGCGATCACCGTCGTGGCCGGCAGCGCGGGCATGGCGTTGCAAACGCTGCTCAACAGCTAA